The genomic stretch CATACACGTACCGTTCTTGGAATAAGAAAACCAGAGAATAGGTTCCAAAAACTGATGAAAAAAGACATCACGATGGCAGCGATTTGGTGGTTTGGTGTCAGGGCCACCGTCATCATTCCATATAGCGTGAAGTAGATAAAGGACATGAATATGAAGAagtagaaccaaaagaagttttcGGCTTGTGGTTGGAACCCAATCATCCAGTAGAGGATAGTGGAGTATATCAGACTTTGAATTGCAACATAAATTACTTCAATCGCAATCTGCAAAAATAGTTATATTTTAATGCACTGTGTAGTTTTGCTAAGCTATCTTTGTTACTGTTCTTTTAAGCGAAGGAATTTGATAGTTTCACCTGACCAATTGCATAGGGCAGTTCTGAGTACAATCCAGCTGCTCTTTCACGGTAGAGAACTGTTCTTTCTATTGCAATAATAGGTTGCACACTGCTTGTGTTggatgcaccaaggaaaataacCGAGGAATACATAGCGCCAACAAGATTTAAAAGGTCTTGTTCCTTTTCTCTGCATataagatattttaattttctcATGTAATATATACACTTGCGAAACCATGTATTGACGAAGTATGATACTGTCAAATAACATTAAGACTTACATCTTATCTCCTTTTTTCCAATAAATAAGTCCAAACAAAACACCAATAACTATTGTGATGAAGAATCTGATGGCATTATACTGCGGATTCCTCCAATAGGAGCAGTACTGTTTCCAGAAGCAAGCATTGCATTGAGCAAGAAATGGTTGTGAGTATTTAGATGGAAAGTAAAGGTCCTTTGTTCCAGGTGCTGGTGTAGATAGTTCCTTGATAAGTTCTTGGCTCTTTCTGGATTTTTTTAAATCAACGCATCATGAGAAATTTGAGACAAATATGAGTAAAAAGAAACAAGAGTCTCTCAGAATATAGGAATAGCTATAAGCGTCACTTACTCGTAAAGGCTTGAGTTATTGTATAATTCCGCAAAATCTATATCAAGCTGAGACTCAACCACAGGAGAACTGATCTCCAGCATCCACGTAGCTGGATTATATCCATCTTCAATCTTTGGAATTCCTGTAATAGCCTGAAAAATGTTATACACAATCTGTGAGGTTACTGACATTTGACGAATTAAGTTTATACATTATCAGGGAAAAGTTTACCTCAAAGTACTCGATAAGTTTCTCAGAATTTCGACCTAGAGGACCACCATATATCACTTGTCCACCCGTCTTCAACAAAAGCAGCTATACTCAAAATGGGCCAAGGGTTAGTAATTAGTATAGTTCCTTCAAAATCATTATAGCATTAACAATTTCTTTTCTTGTTATTCATATTtacctcatcaaaatgttcaaatATATCAATGCTTGGTTGATGAATTGTGCACACAACAGTTCTCCCAGTATCCACTGTGTTTCTAATTGTACGCATAACAACAGCTGCAGCTCTAGCATCAAGACCAGTTGTTGGTTCATCCATAAAGATGATGGAAGGATTCGCAACCAATTCTACAGCAATGGTAAGCCTCTTTCTCTGCTCAGTTGATAAGCCATCTATTCCAGGAAGGCCGACTAAGAAATTTCTCACTAGATGTAACTCAACTAGCTCTATAACTTCCTCAATAAACATCTGAGGATAATAAGTAGAGTTGTAGACAATTAGAATCTGTTGGAGTGTCCTCTTAATCGATATTCTGCTTAGTTAGTTTTTTCTCCATTTTCATTTTTGTCTATAATTATTGTTACTAAAAAAAAGGCATTGAGTTTGGTAATAAATACTTGATTCCTTGCTAACCACATGAAATAAACTTAATCGCATGAAACTTGCATATGAAAAGAGGCATTTCAAATATACCGAAATAAGAGCCTATGGGGAGGGGTTTAACATGAAAAATTGATCAGATAGCAACATACCTTTCGTGTTTCTATATCGACCTCTTTACTGAGCCGCAACCAAGCAGAAAACAGAAGCGATTCATAAACTGTAATATTAGGAGAGTGAATATCATTTTGTTCACAATAACCGCTAATCCGAGCAAAAGTTGCTTGGTTCTTGTGATAACCCGATATGCTGATACTTCCTTCTATGTGACCACTAGTTTTCCTTCCTGCAAGAACATCCATCAAAGTTGTTTTTCCAGCACCACTTACACCGACTAACGCTGTTAAAATTCCAGGCCTAAAAGCACCACTTATGTTTCTTAGTAGTTGGAGTCTGTTCGCTTCAATTCCTTGCTTCTTCATTTCCTGATAACAAACTGCATAATTACATTTGGGAGTTGTGATACTGTAAcacattttcaaaataattttagatTTACTATTGAGTGTTTTAACTATAATGCTTAATCATTTTCCTTGCACCTATACATATACCTTTTACCCCTCAATGAGTATGGAGAAAAAAATATAGATAGTTGTCACAGTTAGAAAACTACAAATGTCAAAGCTAATAATAAAATGATTGGATATGATACAAGATGGAGAATAAGAATTTACATTTGGCATATCGATATGATAATTCACATTTTCAAAAACAAGTGACAGAGGCTGAAAGGGTAACACCATTCCCTTCCTGAATTTTGCATTCTTTGCAGCTTTAGGAATAGAGCTACGCGTGTTGTTTCTTACTTCCATGTCAACACCTGTAGTAACTAATTACAATTATCTTTTGGTTCATTTCCAATTAGCATGAGAATTTAGAGTAAATTGCATGTTAGCATAAATTATTTTACATGAAAATAAATTATATCTTCTCTATTATCTCATTGAGAGTAGTTGCTTTTATCATTTACTATTTACCATCAAATGATTCAACATTTGAAACTGAACTTTCTGTCATTTCTACTGTTGTTTTTTCCACTGAGGAGGATGTCGTCGTGGTTTCCCTATTGTCTTCCTGTTCCACCAAGATAGATTTTGAGCTTCTGAATGCTGCAATTTAATTTCAAAGTGATGTCAGAGGGTTTTTATGCGAAGGACTTTTGAAATGATTACTATCTTTCATGCTGCAAGATTGGTGGCTTTGCTTTTCCTGATATAGTGATCTAATAAGTATATCTTTATAGTGTTcctttataaaaattatataataattaaagaaaCAAAATTTTGCAGATGCAAACATGCAAAATCGAGAAAGAATAGGATAGAAACCTACGGTCCAAGTAAGTTAGAGCGAGAATGAAACAGACATTGAACAGTAGAGAAAATCCTATAAGAGCACCAATAGATATCCAATACCAATAGTCTTCTGTAAATATGCCTCTGGCCTTAAGTAATGCCTTCCCAACTGTGGGTTCATCGATTCTAGGGTCCAAATTAGGCTGTGAAAAGTAAAGAATCAGTAGTTATGTAGGGTTATAAGGTtgaagaccaattattatctcaATAAGAATAAGATCTCACAGTACTCCATCTTTTGTCTAGAAATTCATTGATGCTTATTGCAGTCATTCCATACATCATAGGCGAAGCATAGTAGCACCATATCATCCATGGcccaatatcatctacatatggAGAGAGGGTTTGCAGTGATCAGATAAAAAGAATCAATTTCACATGAAAAATTATTAAGTTGTATAGATGTATAAAGAGATATTGTTACTTACCTCTTGAAACCGTAAATCCACTTAGGACGAAAACAGCTAAAATAGTTATGGAAGCAAATGTGTTAGCCACAACTCTTGTCCTTCCGATTGCAGCAATGAACCGGAAAAGGGATAGAGCCATTTGATTCACACAGAAGAATGCTAGTAGTTGACGGAAAAACCTATAATAAGCATTTAGATGCATAATTGAACAAAATTTGCCAGTCTATACAGAAAATTAAAATGATTGAATTATCGAGCCTTTGCCAACTCAGTATAGATTGCATTCTCATACCTACTAGGTGCTGGAGCAAAACCAATAGTATAATAAGTAAGGACGATCCATAATACAGATTCTACTATAGAGAGAGGAACTCTGAGTACCCAAATGGGCAATGCAAAAGCCCATGCTGGATAAAATAAGAAATCTCTCTGCTTGAAGAAAACAGGAAGTCTGTTAACAGTCATTGCAAGTTCTGCCGCTCCATTGAACATGACATTGATAAGGCTGAAAAACAGTGCACCATAAAATTTTCCCCCATCCTCAAGTTGACCGTGCTCCATTTTTGTTCTAAAAAATACTGTCATGGTAATTATAGACATGATAGTAATCTGAAAAGtcttaaatatataaacaaaatagCTACGCTTCATGAATAGCCATTCTCTTGAAAAACATGCCTTGAAGAGTTCCCATTTGGGGATTCCGTACTTTTCCTTCACTAATGCAGCATGATGAGTTTTACTAGAATCAAAGGGAACTTGAATCTCTTCACGAAGTTGTTTACCAATGCGGTAATTGTTGAAGTGGGTTACAAAATCAGGCACGCTAACGTATTGATAAGGTATGTCCCTTCTGAACCAGTACTGTTCTTGATCCTTCCTAGAAGTTACCTCTTGTAAAAAGTCTGCAATTCCTTTCCTTTCCGGGCATTTGAAGCCCACACTTTGAAAAAAATCGAGAACATTCTCACGGGGACCTTGATAGACAATCTCACCTTCTGAAAGTAATACTATATCATCAAAAAGGTTATACGTTTCTGGTGCAGGTTGAAGAAGTGAGATTATCATAGCGACATCCATGATATGAACCATCTGCCTCATAAACCTGACAATTTGGAAGGTTGTAGAACTATCCAAACCAGTTGAAATTCCATCCATAAAGAGCGCTTTTGCAGGTCCTACCAACATCTCACCTGCATTATATTTATACGaattaatattcatatttataaaGACAGGTGCAATTCAAGAAGCACACGACACTTACCGGTGGTTAGACGCTTCTTTTGTCCACCTGATATGCCCCTTCTCATCTCATCTCCCACCAAAATATCAGCACAAGTTTCCAACCCAAGAATCTATTGTATTACATAAATAAATTAGGTTGAAGAAAGTTGGATTAATGTTGACTAAAACGGAATCAACTTTGATTAAAAGTAATAACATAACCAAACCTTGAGAATATAATCTGTAACAAGACTTGTTTCTTGACCTTCCATTGATGTGGCTTTCATGAAAGCATCTATTTCAGGATCTGGTTTGATAGCTGATGCTTTTTCTCGTCTTGACAATTCTGTCAACATATCATACCTTGTTCCAACACCTAAGCAGCGTCCGGAGAAGTCCAGCGTCTCTCTCACTGTCATTTCTCCATGGTGAAGATCATACTGACTAATATAAGCACAAGTTCTTTGAGGAACAAATTCTGACAATTCATGACCATTGTAAGTCACCCTTCCTGATACCTGTGGAGAATTTAAGCCGCTTAGTTTAGCATCTTCATGATTAATTCTTCATGACTATGTTCACAACTATTGACTATTGAGCGACTATGCATTTATAATTTCGAAAAGGGAATTAGGAGGGGATGACCAACCCTTAGATCCTTGTCCATTTTTCCAGCAAGTGCCTGAAGCAGTGTAGTTTTTCCTGAACCTGGAGGTCCTAGTAATAATGTCATTCTGAAAATATACAGAAAATAAAATCTAGTTACCAAtatattctttatttattttgataatgtCGAATATAATGGCCAACTCTTATTTAGTTGTTCATTCTCATACTGATGCAATATATGAAGTGCTGTCTATGAATGGTTTTTATGTATATTCTCCAAAATAAATTGTATGATGAACCATCTTCTAATACAAGTAAGTTTTGAAGTGTCCATATAGCATCACTGGTTAAAGTACCTTGATGGTTTTACAATTCCACTAACATCTTTGAGAATCTTGACAACCCTTTTCTTAAATGCCAAAATCTTGATGTAACTCAAAAGTCCCTGTTTGCCACAAAACACATATAAGATCATAAGTCACTGCATGACTAATtaatattaagaaaaaaaaacaagttatataAATCACGTTTGTCTACATATTATGGAAATACAGAaccaacaaattaaaaaaaaaaagcttctGTTGTTCATTGCTTCACGTTTcatatttcaatttaaaattcaaGCGAGACTAATTAGTTTCACATAAGTAATGTGTTAAatgaataatatataataaaataattgacTCGTACGCAACTAGAGTCATCCTTTATAAGCTTTAAGCTATCAGTCCTCAGTCATAAACTATAAGTTATCAGCTAAGTTATTAtccaaccgctaattttaccaaacagagccataatattttttaaatattttttaaataatagaaGAAAGACAAGAACAATTTACAGCAAATTATCAACTGTTACACTGTAtcatctattgacaaattgagtgCAGGTAATGTCTAGATGCATATTGCACCCAAAAAAATGGAATAATTGGAATCGGCATAAAAAAAACAGGAATAATTGAAATCGGATCTCCGTCCCAACAACatgaaattatttaatatatctattaaacAATACTCtaatttttctataaaaataatTCTAGCTCTATCTTACATTAGTATTATAATACTATACGTCACTTTTAATATAGAGATTAAGATTGTatctaattaaaattgaaatgagtgATAATTTCATTTGAATCAAAACATACCTCTATTATATTGAGGGTAGCATTGATTAGTGTTGGCAAGGCCCTGGTTCCATCATATGCATCCCCTTCAACTGATAAATTCTCAAACCGGACTTCTATCTTAGGAATCTCAATTCCTACCCTATAACAACATCAACAAACAACCAGTTAgtataacaaacaaccaaatttACATAGAAATATTGTCACATAATCTACCTATCAATTCTGTCTCTCATTTTTTGTAGAAAATTCTCATTGTCTACTTCAGCAGTCTTTATTATACTCTCCAAAATATGCTTCTTTTCCTCTCCTCCAAGCTTGGTGATATCAACTTCTTCATACTTCACTTCTCCATTTTCAAGAACTtgcttcaaaatcactttcctcATTCTATCATATGTCGGAAGCCTCCACAACGCCTCCCATTTCGGCTCCTCTTCGACACTTCTCTCACGGAAGCTTGCCGAGTTTTGGATCAACTCTCCAAAACTCTTCCTCACCCTTCCATTACTAACTGCCCTCACCATATCTTCTTCACCCGTTTCAACTTCCATGTCAATCAAATATAGTACTGTTTTTATTTTCCTTGTACTTCTAAATTAGcataaaaactcaaaataaaccaAAGGATCAATCATATAATGAAATACAtgcatgaaaatgaaaaaaaatgaatgaagaaaCACATAATAATTTAGTGATGAAAATGAGTTATATggttatataattaataatttgtaGGAGTCTAAAGTCAAGTGAAGAGTTGTTAATCGTAATATTATTAGAGTTAATTAAGACAACATGCAATGAGCCAAACAGTGTCAAAGGTTATGATGAGTGCCGACTCAGGATGTTACCTGCGTTGTAAACTACATTAACTATACGACAATTGAATTAAACAAAGTAGAAATATTATATTTGCTTTCATAATATACTTTCTTTGCTAATGAAGACAAAATTGGTGGTAATAGCTAGCTTAACAATAGTTTAGCAAATGATACACGAGCAAATATTTAAAGcaatttttatgaatattttttcttCAACTAGATTGCTATGTAGTAGTATGTGTGTTGCACGAGATATTATACGTGGAGTGCGAATCAAATTAAATCCGTGTAATACGGTTAATTTTACATCGTTCAGAAATTGATTATTGGTTACTTGTAATAGGAGAACTACATTTGAATTCAAAGCAGATACTCCATCCCATTTTTGTTAAGAAAAAAAGTAAAACACAAAGTGTTTTTTGGGCactctttaagtgattaaagtgttgagtttttattaaaatgtttgTATTTAATGTATTGaaaatgtattgaaaattgaaattttgacttttataaagaatattttttttattttgtatgcttaaagagtgccctgagggcactagttagcaagacacaaagaaaaaataatttttttctatgaTATAGATCAGCGAGAAtatcatatatatgtatatttcaATAAAATTTTAAAGAGTTTAATGATTATGCACACTGTAATCTAATAGAACTTATTATTCAGCTTATGACATATTAATAATCTAGGGTAATGCTAACATATGTGTCTTAAGGGCACATATTAAGAGCTAAATGTGGAGATGTTTTCTTTGAAATTGAGCattgttttaattaaaagaataattaaaaCATTATACTTGTCGACAATGATTATTTTCTAAGTAATCGACACGTATCCCCTTACGTGGGCTTCAAACTCCTGATTTGCTTCCCCTTAGTGTTTAAACTGTTGCAAACCCACTATCAATCCGATAGCTTCCTTTGAAACTTCCTAAACACCTCTGTCAAGATATTTTACTTCCATAGGCTTATCGAGACATCCTTGGTTTAATCGACTCTTAGATTGAAAATATGCTAATTCCTTAAAATCTAATTAAGGTGTCGAACTCGACACTATTGAGGTTTAATACATTTAAACCTTTTCGAAATTTTCGACATGTTTCAAAGAAAGGGTCTTCTTAGTCTTATGGATCTGTTCTTGAAACTCTTCAAAACCAAACCTACCATATTATTCAAACCCTATTGGTCGACATGACCAATGTGTCGAAGACTAAGTCTTTTCATACTTTTATCATTTTTCAACGAGTTTGCTATCATTCCTTGTCGAATCCTATAGAGAGAATTTTCAGGCTAACAAATGTCCCCAAAAATGCCACTTTCGATCTTATGTATGAGATGGAAGAAATGTTGCGTTTTTAGTAACTACTTGATATTGTTCAAGATAGTCTACACACGTCATAGTCATCATGACATTTCCACCAAACCGTCATGTCAAGTTGCGATGGGAATAGGCTGGATCAAGTTAGACTTTGTCAAACCTGAGCTTGGCCTACTAAAAATTATAAAGCCTAAGTCTGACATGTAACCTATCATAAGCTTATTTTTTAGGCTTGAGTCTTACTTTTTCGAATGTCTATTTGGCCTATAAACCTACacaaaaacttattttatttgatcatttataaataagcaattcaactaatgtttaaatagactaataaCTTGAAATATCAATGAGACTAAATGTTTATTTGCATTTACTTATTCAAGTTTacatattaacataaatttttcgaTACTATTTAATTAAGAGAATTTATAAAAACAActaatgacattgttcataagcttTTGTGAGCTTATCTTCATAAGTTCTTGTCAACTTATCTtaataagttcttcaagataaataagatttatttttgtattttattttaaagtacaaataaaatataacaataataaatttatttttatttatttaaaaagacTGACTGATAGGTTTAAAAGGTTTTTTATGGCATGTAGCATGATATTTTTATCTagataggcttataaaaaagtctAGGTCTTTTCTACTTAAAAAAGAATTCAACCTGGCCTAACCCTGTGTAGGTTAGACCATCGGCGACTATTAGTCGGTCTGACATATCCTCATCCCTAATGTCAAGGACGTCCGTGTAAATTTTCATCATTACTTCAAGTTGCTAGGACATTAATGGACCACAaagttaaattgaattaaaagaaaatatttaattttaactttttccCAAAATTTAAATGTCATTTAACCTGAATTTTAATTGGTTAATTACATGTGATTTTTACTACTTCAGTTAAAAAATTTAGAGGGTTGCTCTTTCCACTCTTAGTAGTGTAGAGTCATCCAAATGAAACCCAAAATTACCGTTCTATAAATCCTGAAGTATAATTCATCACGCATTTAAAATTAGGCGTGTTTAAAACCGAACTAGTCTAATAGAAAACCACAAAATCGAATTGAACCAAACCGAAACTGTAAAAAACCacattttatttgaatatattcGGACCATTTTACAACAGAACCGTGCGGTTCGGTTCGATTTGCAGTTTGTATTTTGCAAAACGAACGAAACCACGATATGTTACAAAATTttactaatatatattttttaaaatttttagagaattatgtgtatattttatcatgtttgtatgatatttattttaatttatatatcatcaaaaaatattattCGTTTATGAATAAcattttgacaaaatatattttatcgtattatttgtataatatttatttacgaaTGCAATTTCAAGTATATTATTCTTTAGATTTAAGATAAAATTGTAAGACATATTTTTGTGtatcaaattataaatttattttgataattataaaaattttatgGTAATGTATGAACGATTAGacacaaaattattttttccccTATATTTATGTAtgactaaataatttttttataaaaaaacaaaccaACCGAATCAACTCAAACCGCATTAAtttactttgattttatttttgaaaatcaacTGATCCAAATCGAACTGCACGTTTTTCTCTCTTGCAGTTCGAATGCCTTCAAAACCGTACTCTAAACACTACGGAAAACAATGATAATTCATCAACTGAACTTTGGGCAGGTAATCCCGCCAAATTTGTTAGGACTTTAACTCACAAATAAACCTTAGAAATCTCTAAACATGCACGTCTCTCCTAAAAAAAGTATAGTTCTTGTTATAGTAATttagtaaattattattatattatttaaaaatatttattcaaattgtatttaaaataataatgataaattattTGTGACATATAATTTATTAAAGATAAAACAGTAAtatcaattatttaaatatttctaCTAGTGTAAATCACAATGGATCTTCTCCTTCCATCCAACCGTCTCCTTCAATCAAAACACATGCAATTGtatagaaaaaaatgaaaaaaaaatgataaataaaataagagagaaaatgttagagagagagagagagatagacaCATAATATGAAGGAGAGGATTATAGAAAAAATATTGAAGGAGAGGATCTAAATTCACtttcgtttttattttcttttagtttaataatatttataacttaattaaattagatTCTAACATTCCACTTGAGACTTTTCTCAAGAGTTCTTAATTTATTTCTAAAGCATTCTTTTGAAGTGACAAAAATACTCACTTATACATTTTTGAATTTTAATCAACATGAATATGAGCACCACTAAAATACAATAAACAACTCCCTACAGTCAACGCCACCAAGGCGTGTTTGAATTGGCGGTGAACAAAATTTtagcataattaatttatatttgaatacATTTATAGAAAAGTGAGTTGAGcaattctaaaaataaattatgataaaattttagaagcagaatcaattctacttttgaaattcaaaatcacTGAAAATTAATTCTACAACTCTATAATTGATTTCCATCTTCCAAAAACCAATCCAAACATGCTAGAAATGGAGCTTCTAGTTTTTacatttttacggtgatcatatCCAAACATGCCATTAGGCCAATTtgttaaaactcaattttttggAAAACTTTCTTTTCTTGAAAAAATGTTTCATTTTTAGTTCCTTATGAGTTTTGacaacggttttagctggttttgacaacagttttttttaaaaaacgttGCCTAAATGCAGGgaaggactaaaaataaaaactgtaatatttatagggaccaaaaacttatttaacccaaaaataaaTTTAGACATTTTCATCCAACTGTCAAACATTTGGCTacagtataaaaaaatatttaaacaccAAATAATTGTTTGGTTTTTTATCTTAAAAATTAGTTTTGATAACCCTTTTGAAAAGGAAGTTATCAATTATTTCTATTTAGTAATCAAAACACAGCTCTAAAGATTAATCTTTAATTTATTCAAATTTCATAATCATTTTTATAATATGGGATCGTGAAAGGCAGATCATATAAGTCCGCAGGACACAGGAACCCCACCACAGTTAAACAAAAACAGAGAGATGAGTCATGAAAATCCTGTAAATCTTTTTCTTATAATTCTTTCTTTCTTCCAAGGGAAAGAAATCACCACTCTCGGGGTAAGGAAGATCGGTGTGGTCTTGATTCCTAACCAAATTGTACATTCAAACAAAAATCTGTACACTGTTTACAGTATAAAAGGGGGGAAAAACACAGCAGCAAATCTACTGTGAGCATTCCTGTAATAAGATATGTGGTGTTATAATTAGCAAACGGAACAGAATTGACCTTAACCATCAATCAAGAAAGTATTTGGCCCCAATTTCTACTGATCCTGTAGCCACAGCTGCTTCGGCTATTTTAATCAACATTGCAGCCTTATAGGTTGCCAAATCTGCATTTTCAGCAAGAGACTGAGCCCTTTTGCGTTTTTGAATGGCTATTTCCATGGATGCTTTTGCTGAGGCCTTAGCTTGTTCAAGCCTAAGCATTGCATTCTCTTCCAAGGCCTCTTGTTCAGCTACAAAATCTGAAAATCAATACACAAGATGAGACAATTTTTAACAATACACTCTTTACAATTAATTAATATAGTCCATATAAATCAATATAGAACTGCAACTAAACAAGATGCTGGGACAAAGGGGTCTTTATTCTAGAAATTGTATTGCAAGATGAGCGGAAAAAGGTAAAGACCTTTATCCACTACCGACAACGATAAAAAAATAGGTGCATCAAATTTCAACAATAATCATATAGAAAAGGTATAAAATTACCTCTCAGCAGACTTGGCTGGTTGCTTCTGCCAAACTGACCCGGCTGTCTCTTAAATGACCTCTTCTTTCGCAGCAAAGGCTTTGGAATAAGTGGTGCTCTCTTTGATTGATGATTCTGACAAATAACCACATCAACTAGATGAGAAGGATGCAGTATAGTACTTTACATCAACACTACCACCTCAGtattattagtatttattttgCCGAAACAAAGATTGATATAGAAAGCTATCTAGATGTGTTCAAGGTTAAATGATCGGAATAAGTGGGCCTGAGACACTTATTTTGGGTGAAATGGATTGGGTTTACATCCCTCTTTACATTTAGAGAAAAGACATAGAAAAAATAACCACTCCTATATATAGTCCTCACTCTGGTTGAGATGAGAACCATGATCACAGCCTGACCTACTGTATTGGTTGAGATGTTTATATTTGTTggattgaaaaaatatatattccatCATTTGGATCACTAGGAGTTCTCATTTCAAGTAAAATCTAACATACGAGAAGAAACATAACTGTCACAAAGGAGCGGAAGGGACTATAAGATGTATATTAAAAGTGAACTAAAACTATGTTAGCGAATGCAAAGGCTAAGAGAAGCACATAAGAATAACTATAATACGcgtgaatttcaaattttcaaaattttcaaaatattcctACAAGAAACATTGCTATTTTACCACACGCTCTTAACCAGTAACTTTTCTATGATTTCATATTCAAATGGAAAAGAGACAACCAAGATACGTTGTGTTG from Vicia villosa cultivar HV-30 ecotype Madison, WI linkage group LG4, Vvil1.0, whole genome shotgun sequence encodes the following:
- the LOC131595635 gene encoding pleiotropic drug resistance protein 2-like isoform X1, giving the protein MEVETGEEDMVRAVSNGRVRKSFGELIQNSASFRERSVEEEPKWEALWRLPTYDRMRKVILKQVLENGEVKYEEVDITKLGGEEKKHILESIIKTAEVDNENFLQKMRDRIDRVGIEIPKIEVRFENLSVEGDAYDGTRALPTLINATLNIIEGLLSYIKILAFKKRVVKILKDVSGIVKPSRMTLLLGPPGSGKTTLLQALAGKMDKDLRVSGRVTYNGHELSEFVPQRTCAYISQYDLHHGEMTVRETLDFSGRCLGVGTRYDMLTELSRREKASAIKPDPEIDAFMKATSMEGQETSLVTDYILKILGLETCADILVGDEMRRGISGGQKKRLTTGEMLVGPAKALFMDGISTGLDSSTTFQIVRFMRQMVHIMDVAMIISLLQPAPETYNLFDDIVLLSEGEIVYQGPRENVLDFFQSVGFKCPERKGIADFLQEVTSRKDQEQYWFRRDIPYQYVSVPDFVTHFNNYRIGKQLREEIQVPFDSSKTHHAALVKEKYGIPKWELFKACFSREWLFMKRSYFVYIFKTFQITIMSIITMTVFFRTKMEHGQLEDGGKFYGALFFSLINVMFNGAAELAMTVNRLPVFFKQRDFLFYPAWAFALPIWVLRVPLSIVESVLWIVLTYYTIGFAPAPSRFFRQLLAFFCVNQMALSLFRFIAAIGRTRVVANTFASITILAVFVLSGFTVSRDDIGPWMIWCYYASPMMYGMTAISINEFLDKRWSTPNLDPRIDEPTVGKALLKARGIFTEDYWYWISIGALIGFSLLFNVCFILALTYLDPFRSSKSILVEQEDNRETTTTSSSVEKTTVEMTESSVSNVESFDVTTGVDMEVRNNTRSSIPKAAKNAKFRKGMVLPFQPLSLVFENVNYHIDMPNEMKKQGIEANRLQLLRNISGAFRPGILTALVGVSGAGKTTLMDVLAGRKTSGHIEGSISISGYHKNQATFARISGYCEQNDIHSPNITVYESLLFSAWLRLSKEVDIETRKMFIEEVIELVELHLVRNFLVGLPGIDGLSTEQRKRLTIAVELVANPSIIFMDEPTTGLDARAAAVVMRTIRNTVDTGRTVVCTIHQPSIDIFEHFDELLLLKTGGQVIYGGPLGRNSEKLIEYFEAITGIPKIEDGYNPATWMLEISSPVVESQLDIDFAELYNNSSLYEKSQELIKELSTPAPGTKDLYFPSKYSQPFLAQCNACFWKQYCSYWRNPQYNAIRFFITIVIGVLFGLIYWKKGDKIEKEQDLLNLVGAMYSSVIFLGASNTSSVQPIIAIERTVLYRERAAGLYSELPYAIGQIAIEVIYVAIQSLIYSTILYWMIGFQPQAENFFWFYFFIFMSFIYFTLYGMMTVALTPNHQIAAIVMSFFISFWNLFSGFLIPRTQIPIWWRWYYWASPVAWTIYGLVTSQVGDKDSPIEVPGYSLMTVKDYLERRLGFEHDFLGFVVLAHIAFCLLFLFVFAYGIKFLNFQKR